In Malus sylvestris chromosome 2, drMalSylv7.2, whole genome shotgun sequence, the genomic stretch gtatattttatattatatattttaccctaatcttagtatattttggttaatatattagaagaattttgatactttgaattgtattttcaatataggactttcgacttcctctggagcaaaacaggaccaaattgacgaattttggagtaattccagttggaggacatTTGTGAGTCACtgagcttgatcgtatcaaaaattgggatttttccaccaagcggttattttctgacgatgaaataaagaagcagtgcgcagtgcaggaaagtgacgtttttgggcttaaattgcgtttttggagcccaaaatgacctcggatgggttcgtggccttctggaaaagtgttcagaatattccaaacattaaatctagctatattgggccagttttggagcagcttatgggtcaaAACGTGGCTGctcagattttagacgaattttatcatttaatttagggttatgtttcctagggttttggtggtggcttggcaaatatattgcttagcTGTCTACAGTTTTATGGtacgctttcttttatgcaactttggagacagaGGGAAgtgttagggttttgaagattttctacttgaaggtgttttcaatccttttcttgaatatattttctatgatttcaattatgaatatgcagaACTAATTTGTTTTGCTAGggtgaagccttgagccttagcatgaatatgtgatttttatttaatttcttatgattgattgcatgcatactttgaattgttaatcaccgagataaaaactatctaattgttttaatgtCTGATCATCATTAGGATTTTTAGAAaggtaatttgatgcaattttggtcggaaggttccctgaaattgacgctggcttcttgtgattaataattgtaatttcacttaggatgaatatcacgtcttaaggattgcatggtttttcaaaggattttcataaagcataatgagtctttcatgttcagatttgatccgaacgtccggacgggttgcatgttagatatacgttctatgttggaggttccaagtagaatatgaattaggaaaatctaaccttcaaagtagcATGTATATAAGTAAggggtaaaaattcataggattgctaggtgatggtggaaccctagtgctttcttaatttgattttctcagaactgttttcttctctctagtcctaatattgcaggttgtttattttaattcattcatttcgattttattttatttaggttataaaatcaatcacttcaatttctactttacaataattaaatagaATCTGATTAgttcaaattatttaattatccatgtggagacgaccttgcgaaatccgtttatactacaataaccttgtgattcttgcaagtaaaataggagatttaagcccgtTCACATTAGTAAAAATACTATCAAGaaaatggcgccgttgccggggattatttaacataattcCTACGAATCAGATATTCAATTAGTTATTGTTgttcatacatatatataaaaaaaaaactttaattaacgtttttattttatttttacagatTACAACAGTACAACAGTGCAAATTTCAGAAATTTGTGCATGATCAGCACCCGTTCAACAGTGCAGAAATTGATTCCATTTGATCCAGAACTTGAGCATAATTTAAGGAGGAAACGCAGGGAGCAAACTTTGCAGAAGGTTCGTCCTCTACAGGAGACATTTCTGCAATCAGACTTTTCTGGGGACCTgcacaacaaagaaaaaatggcaTTTGTAATTCCAGAGGCGGGTCTGCCTCTAGGTGATTCACTGACAGCCCATGCCACAAATATACCAAGTTGAATTACATATCCGGCAGTGGAGGAAGGGACTGCATTTGAAATAAAACAGCACATGTTAAATATATTCTACCTACGGGTTATCATCTGATGATCCTAACCGGCACATTGCAGAATTTTTAATGGGGTGCAAAAACATTTTGGTAAGAGGATTTTCAACCGAATCTAGTAAGCTGCGGTTATTTCCATACACACTAAAAGATCAAGCAAGGAGATGACTCCTCACACTCCCATCTGGAAGCATTAGCACTTGGACCCAACTTagcgaaatttttttaaataagtaTTATCCGGCTTCTAAGACCCTTGACATGAGAACTCAGATTTTATCTTTTGCCCAAAAACCGAATGAGGAGTTTCTTGAGGCGTGGGAGCGGTTCAAATAGTTGATTAGAAAATGTCGGCATTCGGGTATTAACACTACTGAtcaaatacatatatttttcaGAGGGTTGAATATGACTACAAACACTCTTGTGAACGCTTCATGCAGATGTTCGTACAAAGACAAAAATGCACAAGAggcttgtttgttatttgaaaaaatggcaGCGGATACACAACAGTGGGCAGTTAAGTAGCCACAATCTAGGTCTGTTTTTGAGATGTCTAACAGCTCTCCATATGTTAcagcacaaattgaaaaaatggagaaaaggcttgacgcaaaatttgacatgttattaCACAGAATGCCAGATTTTCAGGTTGCTATACAGCAGCCATTACAAGCTGCCTGCAGCATTTGCAACATGATAACTCACGATTTTATGAGCTGCCCACATAGAGATGTTTCTCCAGATTTTACAGCAGAGCAGGTTAATACATTTAACAATTTCCAGTGTCCCCGATTGGAGTGATCATCCTAATCTAAGGTGGGACAAAGAACAACACACTAGGCCTCAATTTCAACAGCAGTTACAGCAACCTGCTGCAccaaaggctgcttgggaggttgcaattgaaaaattagCAAATACTACCATTCAAGCAATCCAAAATCTGCATGCATCAatgaaaaatatggaaaaacaaattgggcagattgctttACAGGTTTCAGAAAGGGCACCGGGTACATTTCCTAGTCAAACAGTACCTAATCCAGGAGGACGAGAAGAATGCAATGCTATACGGACTATACGGTCTGGCAAAAGTTACAACAGCAGACATGAAAATTCTGTTGGAAATTCGCAGGCAGCAGAACTGCCtcaaactaaatttgcaaattttgCAGATTCTGAAATTTCTGCAGATTCTGGGCAGTCCCAAGACAAATCCAAAAATACTGCAGAAACTACCACAAAAACTGCAGAACGTGTTTATGAGCCTCCTATGCCTTATCCAGAAAGGTTGATGCCTAAAGCTAAAGATCAACAGTTGAAagattttatgaaaactttggcTGAAGTTCAAATTAATCTTCCATTAATTGATGCAATCAAGAACAATCCATCTTATTCCAAGTTTTTCAAGGACGTttgtacaaagaaaaagaagcttgtGGATTCCGAAAAAGTGATTCTAACAGAACAATGCAGTGCGGTCTTATTGCATAAATTGCCTCCAAAGAAAAAAGATCCAAGGAGTTTTACTATCTCTTGCACCATTGGAAATTGTGATTTTAGTagtgctttaattgatttaggtgctagtGTAAACTTAATGCCTTATTCTGTTTTCAAACGTTTAGGTGAAGGTGAGCTGAAACCAACCTCCAGTATTATTCAATTGGCTGACTGTTAATTTACCTACCCTAGAGgagtcattgaagatgttattgtGAAAGTTGACAATTTATATTTACCGGCTGATTTTATGGTGTTGGACATGGATGAGGATTTGACAacgcccattattttgggccgcCCATTTCTAGCAACAGCCCGGACTCTTATTGACGTTGAAGCTAGAACACTCACATTTCGGGTTGAAGATCAAACTATGGTTTTCAAGTTGTTTGAAGCAAGCATACATTCAGGTGACAAGCAAGAATGCATGCGTGTTGATGTATTAAATGGTTTACCACATGCCAATTTTGTGACCACATCATCTACTAGCAAGCTGCCTATAAAGACTCAAAATATGATTTGCCACCAGGTTGACCAAAAACACTTGAATGTCAAGGGCAATAAAAAATTACGAAGCAGTCCAATTTGTGCAAGAATACAGCCtagtaaaaaagtgtggttgttAAGTTCTTATTTCAAATCATCTCCAGGGAAACAAAAGTCTCGATGGAAAGGTCCTTTTCTAGTTACTAAAGTTTTTCAGAATGGTAATGTGGACATCAAGGCTGAGGGCACAGATTTGTCATTCAAGGTTACCAAACATCAACTAAAACCATGCATAGAGAAATTTGGTGTAGGCGAGTCATCAACTCTGAAGTCACCAGTGATCTAGCCACTGGACTTCCGCAACGTCTAGCTACAGACTTAAAATAaagcgcttattgggaggcaacccaatttttctaaactctttcctaattttaattttcgtttgattttctctttaatatatatatatatatatataaaagcatacataaaaaatatatatatatatataaaaggaaaaaaaaaacgaaaaattcaaaaatggaagattgcaagttgattttatttacccagtttatttgattttattttaatttattttttttaaaacgcATATTGGTTAATTGCAGGTTGAGAACGTGGAAAATAAAGCGCGTCCTATGCTGGAATCCTGCACCCAGCAGCAAGTCTAACGTTCACATCAACCACATCTACACTATGCTGGAAATTTAAAGCAGTCAACATAAAAAGTCATTCACGGATGCAAGTTTGGGGGAGATTGTTGCAGATCCAGCACAGAGACATAATTTTCAGCAGTTAATTTTCTGCAGCTCAGTTTTGCGATGCATGGAGGAGAACCACAGTTAAATCACAGATCCATACACCACAAAACTGAGTACATCTTTTATTACCAGATCTACAACAATTCAACTTGCAAGGATATGAAATTTTACCTCCCAGATGCACCGATCTGGGCTCTTGGAAGCTTGTGCCGTTAGTTTATTGAAGCTGATGTTTGTCCATCCATATTTCTTCCCATGGGCTCGATCATGAATCCGCATTCCCTGCAGCACAGAGCAACACAATGAAACCATGCTGGGACATAAATATCATGTTTACATATCAAGACACATCCCAACCCCGGACTAGTTTTACCTTCGTCTGGGAGGCGGATCTGTGATGTCCGAGCTGTCCTGTTTTCTTCCTTTGTTCCGGGATCAGATTGTCGTCTTGCACAGTTCACAACAGAAAGACTAATGACACTTTGATTTTCATGATCCAGGTTCTATATCACTTAACACACACAAAATTGTGAAAATCATTCTAGGTCTGCAGGAAGTATCCTTTTTGTTTAGTTGTTCCTCAAATCTGGAGTCCTCCCCCTTTtatgtttttcctttttcttggtcatatgaattgtttttatttCTCATTCCTTTAAGTTCACCTTCgtaatattaatttttgttcgTATGTTATTAGTCTAATCCATGGTAAAACAAGAATATACATGATAGGGTTTTTGCTAACATTTTTTGAACAATGTTTGATGAATTTAATACTGACATTTAAACAAGAGCAGGGATGAGTTTATACCTTCATAATCGATAGATCAAGACTTTCATGATGAGCCATGCTTTATGTCCAGTGGATTTTCAGTTTGAGAGTTCTTTCTCGGGTCTGTCACGGATCTGAGTGTTGTGCACAAATACCACACCATTATAATTATATGCAGAGGTGATGAAGCTATTTTTTTACATCATGGGGTTCATTAACCTACGGATGACAAGATTTTTACCTTTTGCAGGAACCAGTTCTGCATTGTAGCTGGTTTGCATTTTTCTTGGCATGGTTAAGCTTACAGATCGAGGACCTGTGCCCACAAACGAAATACACATAAGTATACACATGCAGTACGGAGTATCTGAGACATGAAAACAACCGTATTGAGCTGCTTGAGTAAAGTTAAATAGATGCACAGATCCTACCTTCCCATTTCCATGGCAGCGGCtgaagggttttgggtttcagCAGAGACCAGCGAGGGGTGTCGATCGGCTCGGATTTGCAATCATTAGGGGTCCTCACACCGATAAAACCACATGCATGTGTTAGTTTTTGTTCCAGTTCTCTAAAACACATAAATCTGAACAGGAAATCCACAAGATTTGAGCAGGGATTTACCTTCCTGCCTATCAGTTTTTCCACTCCTGTCACCATGGTTGTGTTCGAGAAACACGAAGGTGTGTAGATAGCTGGGCTGTTAGTTGCAACACGGATGCCACGTTTAGCAGGGATGAAGAAGCAGTTGTGGAAAGGAGGAAAAAAATGTGGGGGAAAGAGGTATTTTTCGTTTTACAGAGACATGGATCTGAAAGAAATGAGAAAAACAATAAATGGGAGGAAGAAGGAGTTGCTGTGAAATGGAGACAGTAAAAGCATTTTCAGACTTTCTAGAGAGAGCTAGATGGACAAATGGGTTTATCTAAACCTTTTATTTGGAATCCTAAGGCGTGGTGAAACGAATGCGCGACACGTGTGCCTATCTTCAGCTTCAGGTGCTACCCGAGAAGGATGGTTTTGCATTGGTAGAGAGCCGTTGGCTCTGTggtataaaataaaaacaaaattaaaaaaaaaaaaaaccgaggACTGATAGggacttttctttttctaacatgAGACATTGCACAAGTCATATTCAAATTTGAATGCCAGATGCATTCCATTTAACTATCTCATAGTTTCTTTTATATAATCCTATAGACGCCAAGCTGCCCGGGTTCCCGTGATTTGTCAGACAGGTGGGGTTTTGAAAATGAAAAGACAGAGAGCCGTTTGGGCTCTGTGTTTGATGATTGACAGAGACATCAACCTGACGCCAGCTGCACGCCACTTTGACACGGCATGCCAATTGCATGCCTTTCCAAGAAGAGTTATCTCATAGTTTCTTTAATCTTATAGACGCCAGCTGCACGTCACCTTCCACTTGCATGCCAATTGCATGCCTTTCCAAGAAAGGAATCCAATGTTCCTTTGCGAGTGGGCTGACATACATGCAGAtgttcttctttctttgatttttgttttgtttgttattttattttattttattttattttattttttattatttttttattttatcttatagtgttgtcatttttttttaaagtgtccACTAGAGTTTTTGTGTTTTATTCTTTAGTTCATttagtttcttttattttagtttccacaccttgaggacaaaatgtgaaataagtttgggggtgggaaagtaaattttagtttttattattgtgtcagtttaaaaattttcattcttgctaagttaatatccatagattattttaaacgttagaacaaatggacatggtgaagGTTAATCCCACATTAGAGTCTTTGctatttatcgttgcttagacactaattcatgaattatactttgaactttgcacatcacaccaacatggtttgtggggagtgagattgaaacatttacttttagtctaagtttatttttaatttttgttttaagtaaagtCAGTTATTATTGTGaaaaaagtaataa encodes the following:
- the LOC126585440 gene encoding uncharacterized protein LOC126585440, whose translation is MVTGVEKLIGRKVNPCSNLVDFLFRFMCFRELEQKLTHACGFIGVRTPNDCKSEPIDTPRWSLLKPKTLQPLPWKWEGPRSVSLTMPRKMQTSYNAELVPAKDP